The Candidatus Margulisiibacteriota bacterium genome includes the window TAATCGGCGATCTGGAGCAGTTCAACGTTAGTTTCAGCGGTCATTTATCCCACCAAAGCTTAAACTCATACAGCGCTCCCTCCGATTCCGTCGAGCTAATTAATTCACAAAATACGGGCTTCCCGGTCGAATACTCGGTCACCCGGCGCAAAAACCCCTGTAGATAGTTGATCCATTTGTCCGATAAAACTAAACCTTTAATTTTAACTAAGGCATAATTGTCTCCCTCCTGGTTCATGGTCTCCAGTTCCCCGCTTGTGTAGTGCTTCTTCCAAACCAACGGGGCCTGTTCGATCGTTTCTTTGACTGAAGCAAAATATTTGACCACCCATTTCATTAAAAATGATAATTTAGGAGCGGTATACCCCATTTCTTCTACTTCCGCCCGGGACATATTGAAAGTATCAACAATGACAGACATTGAAAGGACCCTCTGGCCAAGCGGCAGCCAGGCCAGAGCTTTGATCTTTTCATATTCAATCGGGTATCCGAGAACACATAAGGCTTCCTTTACTTTGGCTAACCCTTCGGCGCCCCACCTTTTCCTAACATATTCTGCATCTGTTAAAAACGCCACCCCCCTAGCTTCGCCCTGATATTTTTTCATTATTTCGTCTGCCATCTGTTTTGTTAGCGCCATTATTTCACCTTTTCCTTGTATTTATTTGTTATCGGTAGCCGCCAATCCTTCCCAAAAGCCCGCGAGGTTATCCGGGGCCCGGGCGGCGCCTGGCGGCGCTTATATTCGGCCCGATCGATCATACCGGCTACTCTAGCCACCGTCTCTCTTGGACAACCAAGTTTAACAATTTCCGCCACACTTTTGTTTTCTTCAACATACTCCTTGATGATCCGGTCGAGCAGTTCATATTCGGGAAGGGTGTCCTGGTCCTTCTGGTTTGGCTTAAGCTCGGCGGTCGGCGGCCGATCAATAATTGATCCGGGAATTACTTCCCGCTGGGCATTGCGCCAGTCCACTAACCGGTAAACCAGGGTTTTTGGCACATCCTTAAGTACCGCGTATCCACCGGCCATATCTCCGTAAAGGGTGCAATATCCAGCTGACATTTCAGACTTATTTCCGGTCGTCAGGACCAGCCAGCCAAATTTATTGGACAGGGCCATCAGGTAATTGCCGCGGATCCTGGCTTGCAGGTTCTCTTCGGCAATGTTCTCCGGCCGGCCTTTAAACAACGGCCGAAGCTCGCTCAAGGTCCGTTTAAACGGCTCTTTGATCGGCAGTGTTTCCATTTTTGCTCCAAGACGGAAAGCAGCTTCTTTCGCGTCGGTACAACTCTGCCTGGAGGTGTAATCAGAAGGCATAAAAATGGCATGGACCCGCTCCGGCCCCAGAGCGTCGGCCGCGATCGCCAAAGTCAAAGCAGAGTCGATCCCGCCCGACAATCCGATCACTACTTCGGAAAAACCGTTTTTATTAACATAATCCTTAACTCCAAGGAGAAGAGCGTTATAAACCTCTTCCTCATCGTCCAGCCAGGGAGAAACCTTTCCCCCATCTTTTAAATCAACAAAAAGCAGCTCTTCGCGATATTGTCCGGCGGCCGCGATCAACTTCCCTCGCGGGGAAGCGACCATACTTCCGCCGTCAAAGACCAGCTCGTCCTGACCGCCGACCATGTTCACATACACGACATAAGCGCCGGTCCGTTTCGCTCTGGCCCTGACCAGCTTTTCCCGTTCGCGGACCTTCCCGCAATGATATGGCGAAGCGTTAATGTTGAGAATAAGCCTGGCTCCCTGACGGGCTTCGGTCAGATACGGCCCCGGATCGACCCAAAGGTCTTCACAGATGAGAAGTCCGATCTTTGTTCCCCGATAATTGACGATTGCCGGCTTGTCCCCCTCCGCAAAATATCTTTTTTCATCAAAGACCGAATAATTTGGCAAATTTGCTTTGTGATAGATCGTTTTGATCTTACCATCAGCAAGAAAAGCGGCGGCGTTATAGAGTTTGCGTCCTCGTTTATCGACAAAACCCAGACAGACCGCGATCCCTTTGGCGGCAGCGGCAACACCTTTTAGCCAGGACAGGTTGTCATCAATAAATTGCGGTTTTAAAAGAAGGTCTTCGGGAGGATAACCGGTCAGGGCGAGCTCCGGGAAAATTATCAGATCGGCCGCACCAACTTTAGCCCGGTTTATATGGTCAATGATTTTCCGGGCATTCCCTTCAAGGTCGCCAACGGTTGGGTTGATCTGGGCTAAAGCCAGTTTCATTTGCTGAAATTATACCTGATATCAGCGGCTCTGGCCAGCAGCGCGCAAATATGAGTCAATCTCCCTGGCCGCCCGCTTTCCATCCCCCATCGCCGAGATAACCGTCGCCGAACCGCGGACAATATCTCCTCCGGCAAAAACACCCGGCAAAGAAGTGGACTGCGCATCATTGATAATTACTCCCCCCCGTTCGTTTACCCGCAGCTCCTGGTTCCGATGAGGGATAAGTGGGTTTGGCGAATTGCCGATCGCGACGATAACCGTGTCGATCGGCAGTTTGAACTCGGATTGCGGGAC containing:
- a CDS encoding NAD+ synthase — protein: MKLALAQINPTVGDLEGNARKIIDHINRAKVGAADLIIFPELALTGYPPEDLLLKPQFIDDNLSWLKGVAAAAKGIAVCLGFVDKRGRKLYNAAAFLADGKIKTIYHKANLPNYSVFDEKRYFAEGDKPAIVNYRGTKIGLLICEDLWVDPGPYLTEARQGARLILNINASPYHCGKVREREKLVRARAKRTGAYVVYVNMVGGQDELVFDGGSMVASPRGKLIAAAGQYREELLFVDLKDGGKVSPWLDDEEEVYNALLLGVKDYVNKNGFSEVVIGLSGGIDSALTLAIAADALGPERVHAIFMPSDYTSRQSCTDAKEAAFRLGAKMETLPIKEPFKRTLSELRPLFKGRPENIAEENLQARIRGNYLMALSNKFGWLVLTTGNKSEMSAGYCTLYGDMAGGYAVLKDVPKTLVYRLVDWRNAQREVIPGSIIDRPPTAELKPNQKDQDTLPEYELLDRIIKEYVEENKSVAEIVKLGCPRETVARVAGMIDRAEYKRRQAPPGPRITSRAFGKDWRLPITNKYKEKVK